Proteins encoded within one genomic window of Amycolatopsis sp. 2-15:
- the yhjD gene encoding inner membrane protein YhjD, with protein sequence MANKTGDQEKLLPRLRRKYPWLDHLIRANESFGEHYGNHYAAAITYFSVLAVFPIFMVAFAIVGIVVGGDQAVIDQITNGIKNSVPPALQDLVNTIVDAAIKSGSGIGIFGLLLALYSGIGWMSNLRDALTAQWGQEKKQQPIVSTTIKDLLSLVGLGVALIVSFAVTAAGGGVGQYLLELVGLEHQTWAVWALRVATIILSLAANTLVFIWVIARLPREHVAMRSAVKGAIVAAIGFVILQQVASIYLASVTKSPAAAIFGPIIGLMVFANLVSRFLLMVTAWTATAKENQRKVVRPPAPVLLEPRVTVQHGFGLGAAAGVFSVGALLGWMGRRRD encoded by the coding sequence GTGGCGAACAAGACTGGTGACCAGGAAAAGCTGCTGCCTCGGCTGCGGCGGAAGTACCCGTGGCTGGATCACCTGATCCGAGCCAACGAATCCTTCGGCGAGCACTACGGCAACCATTACGCCGCCGCGATCACGTATTTCAGCGTGCTGGCGGTGTTCCCGATCTTCATGGTCGCGTTCGCGATCGTGGGCATCGTCGTCGGCGGCGACCAGGCGGTGATCGACCAGATCACCAACGGCATCAAGAACTCCGTGCCCCCGGCGCTGCAGGACCTCGTGAACACGATCGTGGACGCGGCGATCAAGTCCGGCAGTGGCATCGGAATCTTTGGTCTGCTCCTGGCGCTCTATTCCGGCATCGGCTGGATGTCGAACCTGCGCGACGCGCTCACGGCGCAGTGGGGGCAGGAGAAGAAACAGCAGCCGATCGTGTCGACGACCATCAAGGACCTGCTGTCGCTCGTCGGGCTCGGTGTGGCGCTGATCGTGTCGTTCGCGGTGACCGCCGCGGGCGGCGGGGTGGGGCAGTACCTGCTCGAGCTCGTCGGCCTGGAGCACCAGACCTGGGCGGTGTGGGCACTGCGGGTGGCCACGATCATCCTCAGCCTGGCGGCCAACACACTCGTGTTCATCTGGGTCATCGCGCGCCTGCCGCGTGAGCACGTGGCCATGCGCAGCGCGGTGAAGGGCGCGATCGTCGCCGCGATCGGGTTCGTCATCCTGCAGCAGGTGGCATCGATCTACCTGGCGAGCGTGACGAAATCCCCGGCGGCGGCGATCTTCGGGCCGATCATCGGTCTGATGGTGTTCGCGAACCTCGTGTCGCGCTTCCTCCTCATGGTCACCGCGTGGACGGCGACCGCGAAGGAGAACCAGCGCAAGGTCGTGCGGCCCCCGGCGCCCGTGCTGCTGGAGCCGCGCGTGACCGTCCAGCACGGATTCGGCCTGGGCGCGGCCGCGGGTGTGTTCAGTGTGGGCGCGCTGCTCGGCTGGATGGGGCGACGGCGCGACTAG
- a CDS encoding AAA family ATPase produces MRLIVLNGPPAIGKSTLAERFAEDHPPTLNLDVDRVRSLVGGWRAQPSESGLAARELALAAARAHLAAGHDVVVPQLLGRPDFLVRLEELADDVGASFHELMLMDTRESVLTRFASRTPGPHHHDTTAAEVAAFHDRLEFLLADRPRARVITTSAGRLDGAYRAVLAALD; encoded by the coding sequence GTGCGGCTGATCGTCCTCAACGGACCGCCCGCCATCGGCAAGTCGACGCTGGCGGAGCGGTTCGCGGAGGACCACCCGCCGACGCTGAACCTCGACGTCGACCGCGTGCGTTCGCTCGTCGGCGGCTGGCGCGCGCAGCCGAGCGAGTCCGGCTTGGCGGCGCGCGAGTTGGCCCTCGCGGCCGCCCGCGCGCACCTCGCGGCGGGCCACGACGTGGTCGTTCCGCAGCTGCTCGGGCGCCCGGATTTCCTTGTGCGGCTGGAAGAACTGGCTGACGACGTCGGCGCTTCCTTTCACGAGCTGATGCTCATGGACACCCGCGAAAGCGTCCTGACCCGCTTCGCCTCTCGCACGCCCGGGCCGCACCACCACGACACCACCGCGGCCGAGGTCGCCGCGTTCCACGACCGCCTTGAATTCCTCCTCGCCGACCGGCCGCGGGCGCGGGTCATCACGACGTCGGCCGGTCGGCTCGACGGCGCCTACCGAGCGGTGCTCGCCGCTCTGGACTGA
- the trpS gene encoding tryptophan--tRNA ligase, giving the protein MSDEQNGRLRVLSGIQPTADSFHLGNYLGALRQWVKLQDTHETFYCVVDLHAITVEQDPKVLLERTRRSAAQLLAIGVDPDRSALFVQSHVPEHAQLGWVLECQTGFGEAGRMTQFKDKSAKQGADRASVGLFTYPILQAADILLYQADAVPVGEDQRQHLELTRNLAQRFNNRLGKTFTVPEPYIVKDTAKIYDLQDPTAKMSKSASAANGLVELLEDPKRSAKKIRSAVTDTGREVKFDAENKAGVSNLLSIYSALTERSIADLEEAYEGKGYGDLKKDLAEVLVEWVTPLQVKVQSYLDDVAELDKVLARGAQRAREVAAPTLATVYERLGFLPAAR; this is encoded by the coding sequence GTGTCCGACGAACAGAACGGGCGCCTGCGGGTGCTTTCCGGGATCCAGCCGACGGCCGACTCGTTCCACCTCGGCAACTACCTCGGCGCCCTGCGGCAGTGGGTGAAGCTGCAGGACACGCACGAGACCTTCTACTGCGTCGTCGACCTGCACGCCATCACGGTGGAGCAGGACCCGAAGGTGCTGTTGGAGCGCACGCGCCGCTCGGCCGCGCAGCTGCTCGCGATCGGCGTCGACCCTGACCGAAGTGCCCTGTTCGTCCAGAGCCACGTGCCCGAGCACGCGCAGCTCGGCTGGGTGCTCGAATGTCAGACCGGTTTCGGCGAGGCCGGCCGGATGACGCAGTTCAAGGACAAGTCGGCCAAACAGGGCGCCGACCGCGCCAGCGTGGGCCTGTTCACGTACCCGATCCTGCAGGCCGCCGACATCCTGCTCTACCAGGCCGACGCCGTGCCGGTGGGCGAGGACCAGCGCCAGCACCTGGAGCTCACGCGCAACCTCGCGCAGCGCTTCAACAACCGCCTCGGCAAGACGTTCACGGTGCCCGAGCCCTACATCGTCAAGGACACCGCGAAGATCTACGACCTGCAGGACCCGACAGCGAAGATGAGCAAGTCGGCGTCCGCGGCCAACGGTCTCGTCGAGCTGCTCGAAGACCCCAAGCGTTCGGCCAAGAAGATCCGCTCCGCCGTGACCGACACCGGCCGCGAGGTCAAGTTCGACGCGGAGAACAAGGCCGGCGTCTCCAACCTGCTGAGCATCTACTCGGCGCTGACCGAGCGCTCGATCGCCGACCTCGAAGAGGCCTACGAAGGCAAGGGCTACGGCGACCTGAAGAAGGACCTCGCCGAGGTGCTCGTCGAGTGGGTCACGCCGCTGCAGGTCAAGGTCCAGTCCTATTTGGACGACGTGGCCGAGCTCGACAAGGTTCTGGCGCGAGGGGCGCAACGCGCCCGGGAGGTGGCAGCGCCGACGCTCGCCACCGTATACGAGCGGTTGGGCTTCTTGCCCGCTGCTCGCTGA
- a CDS encoding chitinase, protein MSLRRILTAVGMAAAAAITVLVPATTVANAAPAASFVVSVSQFNQMFPGRNSFYSYSGLTDALGAYPGFANSGSDTVKKQEAAAFLANVSHETGGLVYIVEQNTANYPHYCDTSQSYGCPAGTAAYYGRGPIQLSWNFNYKAAGDALGIDLLDNPNLVQNDSAVAWKTGLWYWNTQSGPGTMTPHGAMVNGRGFGETIRSINGSIECNGGNPAQVQSRIDAYQKITGILGVDPGGNLSC, encoded by the coding sequence ATGTCTCTCCGAAGGATCCTCACCGCCGTCGGGATGGCCGCCGCGGCCGCGATCACGGTGCTCGTGCCGGCCACGACGGTCGCGAATGCCGCACCGGCCGCGAGCTTCGTCGTCAGCGTGTCGCAATTCAACCAGATGTTCCCGGGGCGCAACTCGTTCTACAGCTACAGTGGACTGACCGACGCACTCGGCGCGTATCCGGGCTTCGCGAATTCCGGCAGTGACACCGTGAAGAAGCAGGAAGCCGCGGCGTTCCTCGCGAACGTGAGCCACGAAACCGGTGGCCTGGTGTACATCGTGGAGCAGAACACCGCGAACTACCCGCACTACTGCGACACCAGCCAGTCGTACGGCTGCCCGGCGGGCACCGCCGCGTACTACGGGCGCGGCCCCATCCAGCTCAGCTGGAACTTCAACTACAAAGCCGCGGGCGACGCGCTCGGCATCGACCTGCTCGACAACCCGAACCTCGTGCAGAACGACTCGGCCGTCGCGTGGAAAACCGGCCTCTGGTACTGGAACACCCAGTCCGGCCCCGGCACCATGACCCCGCACGGCGCGATGGTCAACGGCCGCGGCTTCGGCGAGACGATCCGCAGCATCAACGGCTCCATCGAATGCAACGGCGGCAACCCCGCCCAGGTCCAGAGCCGCATCGACGCGTACCAGAAGATCACCGGCATCCTGGGCGTCGACCCGGGTGGCAACCTCAGCTGCTGA
- a CDS encoding exodeoxyribonuclease III — protein sequence MRGVLTVSTVNVNGLRAAVKKGFVEWLATTKADVVACQEVRAEAAQLPAHVVEPEGWFAAHAPSAAKGRNGVSLYSRVEPDEVRIGFGEPEFEDSGRYLEMHLPGVVVASLYLPSGDVGTERQDEKERFMAAFLPYLGELRAKSAAAGREVVVVGDWNIAYDTVDLKNWKGNHKNSGFLPEERAWLGRVYDEAGYVDVQRRLHEGPGPYTWWSYRGQAFDNDSGWRIDCQLATPPLADAVQSVVVERAATYAERWSDHAPVTATYDVPFPR from the coding sequence GTGCGCGGGGTGCTGACCGTCTCCACCGTGAATGTCAACGGCCTGCGGGCCGCCGTGAAGAAGGGCTTCGTCGAGTGGCTCGCCACCACGAAGGCCGACGTCGTCGCCTGCCAGGAGGTGCGGGCCGAGGCCGCGCAGCTGCCCGCGCACGTCGTCGAACCCGAGGGCTGGTTCGCCGCCCACGCGCCCTCGGCTGCGAAGGGGCGAAACGGTGTCTCGCTCTACAGCCGCGTCGAGCCCGACGAGGTGCGCATCGGCTTCGGCGAGCCCGAATTCGAGGACAGCGGGCGCTACCTCGAGATGCACCTGCCGGGTGTCGTCGTGGCGAGCCTGTACCTGCCGAGCGGCGACGTCGGCACCGAGCGCCAGGACGAGAAGGAGCGCTTCATGGCGGCCTTCCTGCCCTACCTCGGCGAGCTGCGTGCGAAGTCCGCCGCGGCCGGGCGCGAGGTCGTGGTGGTGGGCGACTGGAACATCGCCTACGACACCGTCGACCTGAAGAACTGGAAGGGCAACCACAAGAACTCCGGCTTCCTGCCGGAAGAACGCGCCTGGCTCGGCCGCGTCTACGACGAAGCCGGCTACGTCGACGTCCAGCGCCGCCTGCACGAAGGCCCGGGCCCCTACACCTGGTGGTCCTACCGCGGCCAGGCCTTCGACAACGATTCCGGCTGGCGCATCGACTGCCAGCTCGCCACCCCGCCCCTGGCCGACGCGGTGCAGTCGGTGGTCGTCGAACGTGCCGCCACCTACGCCGAACGCTGGTCCGACCACGCCCCGGTCACGGCGACTTACGACGTGCCTTTCCCGCGCTGA
- a CDS encoding MBL fold metallo-hydrolase: MARLTVLGSCGAWPEPGRACAGFLLSQGNHHVVLDLGYGAASRLFTHVAAKDLDAVVITHEHPDHLADLTALSRAWHYTVEDRRLPLHCTPGVLRRLEAAEPRPHPATIFDIHPFSRPETIGPWQLTSAPLPHHVPNHGVRLSAPHGTVVYSGDTGPSRLLVELARNADLLICEATLQGEPPDEPRHLLTASEAGRTAAEAGVRTLLLTHFWPGADRSGSAAEARREFDGEVLVADEGLTIEVDAN; this comes from the coding sequence ATGGCACGACTCACCGTGCTCGGCAGCTGCGGCGCCTGGCCCGAACCCGGCCGCGCGTGCGCGGGATTCCTTCTCTCACAAGGAAACCACCACGTCGTGCTCGATCTCGGGTACGGCGCGGCGAGCCGGCTCTTCACGCACGTCGCCGCGAAAGACCTCGACGCCGTCGTGATCACCCACGAGCACCCCGACCACCTGGCGGACCTCACGGCGCTCAGCCGCGCGTGGCACTACACCGTCGAGGACCGGCGCCTGCCGCTGCACTGCACCCCCGGCGTGCTGCGCCGCCTCGAAGCCGCCGAGCCGCGCCCGCACCCGGCGACGATCTTCGACATCCACCCCTTCTCGCGGCCCGAAACCATCGGCCCCTGGCAGCTCACCTCCGCGCCGCTCCCCCACCACGTGCCCAACCACGGTGTGCGGCTGAGCGCGCCGCACGGCACCGTCGTGTACTCCGGCGACACCGGCCCGTCGCGGCTGCTCGTGGAGCTGGCGCGCAACGCCGACCTGCTCATCTGCGAAGCCACCCTCCAGGGCGAGCCGCCGGACGAGCCGCGCCACCTGCTCACCGCCTCGGAGGCCGGGCGGACGGCGGCCGAAGCGGGCGTGCGGACCTTGCTGCTGACGCACTTCTGGCCCGGCGCCGACCGTTCCGGGTCCGCCGCGGAAGCCCGCCGGGAGTTCGACGGCGAGGTACTCGTCGCCGACGAAGGCCTGACCATCGAGGTTGACGCCAACTAG
- a CDS encoding TetR/AcrR family transcriptional regulator gives MSPRAGLTPDAVVTLALEVVDADGADALSLAKVAERAGVATPSLYKHIGGLAALRRLVDLRVVAEMTEALRAAATGRSGDDAIEALADAYRAYLRTHPHRVAALETAPDEGDEELAKATHGVAEVAFAVLRPYGFDYARTVHATRCLRAAVHGFASLETSGGFGRPEDVDASFTLLKTMLVRGITDYAS, from the coding sequence ATGTCCCCTAGAGCCGGCCTCACGCCGGACGCCGTCGTCACCCTCGCCCTCGAGGTGGTGGACGCCGACGGCGCCGACGCGCTCAGCCTCGCCAAGGTCGCCGAACGCGCGGGCGTCGCCACGCCCTCGCTGTACAAGCACATCGGCGGCCTCGCCGCCCTGCGGCGACTGGTCGACCTGCGCGTGGTCGCCGAGATGACCGAAGCGTTGCGCGCCGCCGCGACCGGCCGTTCCGGTGACGACGCGATCGAGGCGCTCGCCGACGCCTACCGTGCGTACCTGCGCACCCACCCCCACCGCGTCGCCGCGCTGGAAACCGCGCCCGACGAGGGCGACGAGGAGCTCGCGAAAGCCACCCACGGCGTCGCCGAAGTCGCCTTCGCCGTGCTTCGCCCGTACGGCTTCGACTACGCGAGGACCGTGCACGCGACGCGGTGCCTGCGCGCGGCCGTCCACGGCTTCGCGAGCCTCGAAACCTCCGGCGGCTTCGGCCGGCCCGAAGACGTCGACGCCAGCTTCACGCTCCTGAAAACGATGCTCGTCCGCGGCATCACCGACTACGCCAGCTGA
- a CDS encoding permease, whose amino-acid sequence MIAGHFGLAAAVKAGRPAIPVWTLMLATAWLDVVFTPLYLAGIETIDQSGGTGYGEGVIHPDYTHALVGALVLSALFGLGAARWLGRSAGVTLGAVAFSHWLLDLVVHRADLPILPGNAGDLPTSGFGLWRLPTVSMTVEVLLLVAGIGLYWRAAAKRDRRQARTLALIAALSGVVTAALDFAGV is encoded by the coding sequence ATGATCGCCGGGCACTTCGGGCTCGCCGCCGCCGTGAAAGCCGGCCGGCCCGCCATTCCCGTGTGGACGCTGATGCTGGCCACCGCGTGGCTCGACGTCGTGTTCACCCCGCTCTACCTGGCGGGCATCGAAACCATCGACCAGTCGGGCGGAACGGGCTACGGCGAGGGCGTGATCCACCCCGACTACACCCACGCGCTCGTCGGCGCGCTCGTGCTCTCGGCCCTCTTCGGCCTGGGCGCGGCGCGGTGGCTCGGCCGCAGCGCCGGCGTCACCCTCGGCGCGGTCGCGTTCTCGCACTGGCTGCTCGACCTCGTCGTGCACCGCGCCGACCTGCCGATCCTGCCGGGCAACGCGGGCGACCTGCCGACGTCCGGCTTCGGCCTGTGGCGGCTGCCGACGGTGTCGATGACCGTGGAAGTCCTGCTGCTCGTGGCCGGGATCGGCCTCTACTGGCGGGCCGCGGCGAAGCGCGACCGGCGCCAGGCGCGCACGCTGGCGCTGATCGCGGCGCTTTCAGGCGTGGTCACGGCGGCACTGGACTTCGCGGGCGTCTAG
- a CDS encoding SH3 domain-containing protein: MILGLIPKKTLIVIGVIVAVIVIYVLNQKGQADAQGSPTGCKVTVTADVLNARETPDGNGKIVGKYLNGAEFDAMPVQQNGFREVAKDKWVASSFVKPLEGSKC, translated from the coding sequence GTGATCCTGGGGTTGATACCGAAGAAGACCCTGATCGTCATCGGTGTGATCGTTGCCGTGATCGTGATCTACGTCCTGAACCAGAAGGGCCAAGCCGACGCCCAGGGTTCTCCGACCGGGTGCAAGGTCACGGTGACCGCCGACGTCCTCAACGCCCGCGAAACCCCGGACGGCAACGGCAAGATCGTCGGCAAGTACCTCAACGGCGCCGAGTTCGATGCGATGCCGGTGCAGCAGAACGGATTTCGCGAAGTCGCCAAGGACAAGTGGGTGGCGAGCAGCTTCGTGAAGCCGCTTGAGGGTTCGAAGTGCTGA
- a CDS encoding NADP-dependent isocitrate dehydrogenase, translated as MAKIKVQGTVVELDGDEMTRIIWQFIKDKLIHPYLDVNLDYYDLGIEERDRTDDQITIDSANAIKKHGVGVKCATITPDEARVEEFGLKKMWRSPNGTIRNILGGVVFREPIIMQNVPRLVPGWTKPIIIGRHAHGDQYKATDFKVPGPGKVTMTYTPADGSQPMEFEVTNFPEGGGVAMGMYNYRKSIEDFARASLQYGLDRGYPVYLSTKNTILKAYDGMFKDVFQEIFEAEYKADFDAKGLTYEHRLIDDMVAAALKWEGGYVWATKNYDGDVQSDTVAQGFGSLGLMTSVLRTPDGKTVEAEAAHGTVTRHYRQHQQGKPTSTNPIASIYAWTRGLEHRGKLDGNAELIGFSNTLERVVIDTVEGGKMTKDLALLVGKDQAWQTTEEFLGTLDENLAKKIAQG; from the coding sequence ATGGCCAAGATCAAGGTCCAGGGCACCGTCGTCGAGCTCGACGGCGATGAGATGACCCGCATCATCTGGCAGTTCATCAAGGACAAGCTGATCCACCCGTACCTGGACGTCAACCTGGACTACTACGACCTGGGTATCGAGGAGCGGGACCGCACCGACGACCAGATCACCATCGACTCCGCCAACGCCATCAAGAAGCACGGCGTCGGCGTCAAGTGCGCCACGATCACGCCCGACGAGGCGCGCGTGGAGGAGTTCGGCCTCAAGAAGATGTGGCGGAGCCCCAACGGCACCATCCGCAACATCCTCGGCGGCGTGGTCTTCCGCGAGCCGATCATCATGCAGAACGTGCCGCGCCTGGTACCGGGCTGGACCAAGCCGATCATCATCGGCCGTCACGCCCACGGCGACCAGTACAAGGCCACCGACTTCAAGGTCCCCGGCCCCGGCAAGGTCACCATGACCTACACCCCGGCCGACGGCTCCCAGCCGATGGAGTTCGAGGTCACCAACTTCCCCGAGGGCGGCGGCGTCGCCATGGGGATGTACAACTACCGCAAGTCGATCGAGGACTTCGCGCGCGCGTCGCTGCAGTACGGCCTCGACCGCGGCTACCCGGTCTACCTCTCCACCAAGAACACGATCCTCAAGGCCTACGACGGCATGTTCAAGGACGTGTTCCAGGAGATCTTCGAGGCGGAGTACAAGGCCGACTTCGACGCCAAGGGCCTCACCTACGAGCACCGCCTCATCGACGACATGGTCGCCGCGGCGCTCAAGTGGGAGGGTGGCTACGTCTGGGCCACCAAGAACTACGACGGTGACGTGCAGTCCGACACCGTGGCCCAGGGCTTCGGCTCGCTCGGCCTGATGACGTCGGTGCTGCGCACGCCGGACGGCAAGACCGTCGAGGCCGAGGCCGCTCACGGCACGGTCACTCGCCACTACCGCCAGCACCAGCAGGGCAAGCCGACCTCCACGAACCCGATCGCGTCGATCTACGCGTGGACCCGGGGCCTGGAGCACCGAGGCAAGCTCGACGGCAACGCGGAGCTCATCGGCTTCTCGAACACCCTCGAGCGCGTGGTCATCGACACCGTCGAAGGCGGCAAGATGACGAAGGACCTGGCGCTGCTGGTCGGCAAGGACCAGGCGTGGCAGACCACCGAGGAGTTCCTCGGGACGCTCGACGAGAACCTGGCCAAGAAGATCGCCCAGGGCTGA
- a CDS encoding DUF2203 domain-containing protein yields the protein MGLFTVAEARAELSRLLPVLAELVRVRADAAELAASLRPGGRDTDLGGLPEWKAAQARLDELMTTVQRTGAELKGFAPLLVDFPASLDGDDVLLCWLEGDRELAWYHRVDLGFAGRRRLS from the coding sequence ATGGGTCTGTTCACCGTGGCCGAGGCGCGCGCCGAGCTCTCCCGGCTGCTCCCGGTCCTCGCCGAACTCGTCCGTGTGCGCGCCGACGCCGCCGAGCTCGCCGCGTCGCTGCGCCCGGGCGGCCGCGACACCGACCTCGGCGGCCTGCCGGAGTGGAAGGCCGCGCAGGCCCGCCTCGACGAGCTGATGACCACCGTCCAGCGCACGGGCGCCGAACTGAAGGGCTTCGCGCCCCTGCTGGTCGACTTCCCGGCATCGCTGGACGGCGACGACGTCCTGCTCTGCTGGCTCGAGGGCGACCGCGAGCTGGCCTGGTACCACCGCGTCGACCTCGGCTTCGCGGGGCGCCGGCGGTTGAGCTGA
- a CDS encoding class I SAM-dependent methyltransferase: MSSIFDEMAASYDDDPFHPLVADTLISFLPSHPGLLLDVATGTGAAAFASLRLSPTVVVGVDISEGMVALARAKAPALDPAGVISWQVGPAVPLPVADATADAVVCASALHFLGATALADWVRVLRPGGIVAFSISSSARFDPCGSMSDVMAHDLRIPGSEAEAAALATDAGFHSATAQTVTAHLGGRDRLVFAVRAVR, encoded by the coding sequence GTGAGTTCAATCTTCGACGAAATGGCCGCTTCTTACGACGACGATCCCTTCCACCCGTTGGTGGCGGACACTTTGATCTCCTTCTTGCCCTCCCACCCCGGCTTGCTGCTCGACGTGGCCACCGGGACGGGCGCCGCGGCGTTCGCTTCACTGCGGCTGTCGCCCACGGTCGTGGTCGGGGTGGACATTTCCGAGGGCATGGTGGCACTGGCCCGCGCGAAGGCTCCCGCGCTGGACCCGGCCGGGGTGATTTCCTGGCAGGTGGGTCCGGCCGTGCCGCTGCCCGTTGCCGACGCGACCGCCGACGCGGTGGTTTGCGCGTCGGCTCTGCACTTCCTGGGGGCCACCGCACTGGCCGACTGGGTGCGCGTCCTCCGCCCGGGCGGGATCGTGGCGTTCAGCATCTCGTCGTCAGCGCGCTTCGACCCGTGCGGCTCGATGTCCGACGTAATGGCGCACGACCTGCGGATTCCCGGATCTGAGGCCGAAGCCGCCGCGTTGGCCACGGACGCGGGCTTCCACTCGGCGACGGCCCAGACGGTGACCGCGCACCTCGGCGGGCGCGACCGGCTGGTGTTCGCGGTGCGCGCGGTGCGCTAG
- a CDS encoding HhH-GPD-type base excision DNA repair protein translates to MTREVHLSGDAEADKLLSEDPVALLVGMLLDQQISMEVAFLGPRKIADRMGGFDVRRIAEADTEAFVEKCVTPPAIHRYGGSMARRVQALCQFLMEHYDGNAEAIWTEGRPKPDGPEVLKRLKALPGYGEQKAKIFLALLGKQYGVQPKGWREAAGAYGDRGSRRSIADVVNAKTLAEVRAFKKEQKAAAKK, encoded by the coding sequence ATGACGCGTGAAGTGCACCTGAGCGGCGACGCCGAGGCCGACAAGCTGCTGAGCGAGGACCCGGTCGCGCTGCTCGTCGGCATGCTCCTCGACCAGCAGATCTCCATGGAGGTCGCCTTCCTCGGCCCACGTAAGATCGCCGACCGCATGGGCGGCTTCGACGTGCGGCGCATCGCAGAGGCCGACACGGAGGCGTTCGTCGAGAAGTGCGTCACGCCCCCGGCCATCCACCGCTACGGCGGGTCGATGGCGCGCCGGGTGCAGGCGCTGTGCCAGTTCCTCATGGAGCACTACGACGGCAACGCCGAAGCGATCTGGACGGAGGGGCGGCCCAAGCCCGACGGTCCTGAGGTGCTGAAGCGGCTGAAGGCTCTGCCCGGGTACGGGGAGCAGAAAGCCAAGATCTTCCTCGCCCTGCTGGGCAAGCAATACGGCGTACAGCCCAAGGGCTGGCGCGAGGCGGCGGGTGCGTACGGGGATCGGGGTTCGCGGCGGTCCATCGCGGACGTCGTGAACGCCAAGACGCTGGCGGAGGTCCGCGCCTTCAAGAAGGAACAGAAGGCGGCGGCGAAGAAGTAG
- a CDS encoding spermidine synthase, protein MAEVLDVAHGLGGELVLRREGAVLEVIENGVFLMDTRNGESERLLVTGAADLLAPGARVLIGGLGVGFSLRAALDHPHVGSVVVVEREPAVIAWNRTGPLREVHGAALENHRVSLVEADLVSWLHSSGETFDALCLDIDNGPEWTVTDGNTSLYGESGVDGLARLLRPGGVLAIWSAGASPAFTDRLRGHFADVRVVEVPVPRGEPDVLWFARC, encoded by the coding sequence GTGGCTGAGGTTCTGGACGTGGCCCACGGGTTGGGCGGTGAGCTCGTGCTCCGCCGTGAAGGCGCGGTGCTCGAGGTGATCGAGAACGGTGTGTTCCTGATGGACACCCGGAACGGGGAATCCGAACGGCTTCTCGTGACCGGCGCCGCCGACCTGCTCGCACCGGGCGCCCGCGTGCTCATCGGCGGACTCGGGGTGGGTTTTTCATTGCGGGCGGCGCTGGATCACCCGCACGTCGGGTCGGTTGTGGTGGTGGAGCGCGAACCGGCGGTGATCGCGTGGAACCGCACGGGCCCGCTTCGCGAGGTGCACGGTGCGGCACTGGAGAATCACCGGGTGTCGTTGGTGGAGGCGGATCTGGTGTCGTGGCTGCATTCCTCGGGGGAAACCTTCGACGCCCTGTGCCTCGACATCGACAATGGTCCCGAGTGGACGGTGACGGACGGGAACACCTCGTTGTACGGTGAGTCCGGAGTGGACGGTCTGGCCCGCCTGCTGCGCCCTGGCGGCGTGTTGGCGATTTGGAGCGCCGGCGCTTCTCCCGCGTTCACGGATCGGTTGCGGGGGCACTTCGCCGACGTACGCGTGGTCGAGGTCCCGGTGCCGCGCGGGGAACCGGACGTGCTGTGGTTCGCTCGTTGCTGA
- a CDS encoding DUF1918 domain-containing protein: MHATVGDEIQVHGRTVGAAEQRAEILEVRGPDGSPPYVVRFADGHEALLYPGPDCEILTD, from the coding sequence ATGCACGCGACGGTAGGAGACGAGATCCAGGTCCACGGCCGCACGGTGGGGGCCGCCGAGCAGCGCGCCGAGATCCTCGAGGTGCGCGGCCCGGACGGCTCACCACCGTATGTCGTCCGGTTCGCCGACGGACACGAAGCACTGCTGTACCCCGGGCCCGACTGCGAGATCCTCACGGACTAG